GATCGCGACGGCGAGGACGCCCGGCAGGCGACGGAGCCCGTGCCGGCCGAGCAGCCACTGCATGACCACGGTGAAGAGCGCCGTGGCCAGGAGGTAGCCGAGGATCGGAAGCGCGAGGACGTAGGCGCAGAACACGACGAAGCAGCCCAGGATCACCCGGTAGCGCGCGAACCAGGCCCGCCAGCTCCAGCGCTGCGGGACGGCCTGTGCGCGGAAGCCCGAGACCACGAGCAGTAGACTCAGAACGAGGAAGATCGCGAGGATGACGCGGGGGTAGAAGGCGGGGCCGATGGGGATCAGCGGTGGGTGGGGGATCTCCCCGGTCTTCCAGAGCAGGAAGAGGCTCAGGAGGGCCAGGAGGCCCCCCACCACCGCGTCCCGGTGCATCGGGCTACTTCTTCGGGCTGTATCCCAGGGACTTGGCCAGTTCAGCGATCAGGGCGTCGTTCTT
This region of Candidatus Rokuibacteriota bacterium genomic DNA includes:
- a CDS encoding tripartite tricarboxylate transporter TctB family protein → MHRDAVVGGLLALLSLFLLWKTGEIPHPPLIPIGPAFYPRVILAIFLVLSLLLVVSGFRAQAVPQRWSWRAWFARYRVILGCFVVFCAYVLALPILGYLLATALFTVVMQWLLGRHGLRRLPGVLAVAIGTSLGTYFIFELYLYVLLPRGILVR